The proteins below are encoded in one region of Cololabis saira isolate AMF1-May2022 chromosome 21, fColSai1.1, whole genome shotgun sequence:
- the LOC133422691 gene encoding uncharacterized protein LOC133422691, with protein sequence MMKMAAVIRSCCVALFLALTSVSAVNQLKTISDLKRIDFDSSVPKHSLLLLYWFADLVEVDNNNIIRVTFDPNQGDYGSHHYGNFERVLEPLPQGNGYRYYTVGNLNQDSSMQLPSYLVHPRSEYEGRNRDRIIFRAREDNTRGQYGQIIDRIYMTQHYETSDNQGTRYDPAHTYQVTTRLLNRVRAFSEGRNDMNSLTNLRDHFGSQAADSQLRHIRNSWGQLACLGLFLFIVIQEKHSSNHQNNKRQAPARRNPQRDIVHIPQTTYNFTPNVSISIPEDPMDELVLEVTTGASGKARIVWRNVPSYFKKGVMVGLYKTGDHEEALTYKSIGNTQSGSYNTSVPLNEGLQVRLHKAEKLCFFWQRLGEEIHRGEEFKNPTPVSIKGYKAHLQLFAKDGKACARLYVQRRVDWRSKFKDSWVGFYSSEDEDTSNYEWWQWQWSTKFKPSTDLHDFSYDVYEYHSGMTIAPGVQARLILRDMVEKTRTPCWGGMPQETHC encoded by the coding sequence ATGATGAAGATGGCAGCAGTGATCCGGAGTTGCTGTGTAGCTCTGTTCCTTGCTTTGACCTCTGTGTCAGCTGTGAaccagctcaaaaccatcaGTGATCTGAAAAGAATCGACTTTGACTCATCTGTGCCCAAACACAGTCTTCTGCTGCTCTACTGGTTTGCGGACTTGGTTGAAGTTGACAACAACAACATCATACGGGTAACCTTTGATCCAAACCAAGGTGATTACGGCTCACATCACTATGGAAACTTTGAAAGGGTGCTGGAACCACTGCCTCAGGGAAATGGATACAGATACTACACAGTGGGGAATCTCAACCAAGATTCTTCAATGCAACTTCCATCTTACCTTGTCCACCCCCGGAGTGAGTATGAGGGAAGAAACAGAGACCGGATCATATTTAGAGCCAGAGAGGATAACACTAGAGGGCAATACGGACAGATAATAGATCGAATCTACATGACTCAGCATTATGAGACATCTGATAATCAGGGGACAAGGTATGATCCAGCACATACATACCAGGTCACTACCAGACTTTTAAACCGGGTCAGAGCATTTTCTGAGGGACGAAATGACATGAACTCATTGACAAATCTCAGAGATCACTTTGGAAGTCAAGCTGCTGATTCTCAGCTAAGGCACATAAGAAACTCGTGGGGGCAGCTTGCTTGTCTTggactgtttttgtttattgtcATCCAGGAAAAGCACTCTTcaaaccatcaaaacaacaaacgACAGGCTCCAGCGAGAAGGAACCCACAGCGGGATATTGTCCACATCCCACAGACCACATACAATTTCACTCCTAATGTTTCTATCAGCATTCCAGAGGACCCCATGGATGAGCTCGTACTTGAAGTGACAACAGGGGCAAGTGGAAAAGCCAGAATAGTTTGGAGAAATGTTCCTAGCTATTTCAAAAAAGGTGTGATGGTTGGACTTTATAAGACTGGTGACCATGAAGAGGCCTTGACTTATAAATCTATTGGGAACACACAATCTGGCAGTTATAACACATCAGTGCCCCTAAATGAAGGCCTTCAAGTTCGGCTGCATAAAGCGGAGAAACTATGTTTCTTTTGGCAACGCCTTGGAGAAGAGATACACAGGGGAGAAGAGTTCAAAAATCCCACACCGGTCAGTATAAAAGGCTACAAGGCACACTTGCAACTCTTTGCAAAAGATGGCAAAGCTTGTGCTCGCTTATATGTACAGAGACGCGTTGACTGGAGGTCCAAATTCAAAGATTCGTGGGTTGGGTTCTACAGTTCTGAAGATGAAGACACAAGTAACTATGAATGGTGGCAATGGCAATGGTCAACAAAATTCAAACCAAGCACAGATCTTCATGACTTCAGTTATGATGTTTATGAGTACCACTCTGGTATGACAATTGCTCCGGGAGTCCAAGCAAGACTAATACTCAGAGACATGGTAGAAAAAACCCGCACTCCATGCTGGGGGGGCATGCCGCAAGAAACGCACTGCTGA